A window of Zingiber officinale cultivar Zhangliang chromosome 5A, Zo_v1.1, whole genome shotgun sequence contains these coding sequences:
- the LOC121982327 gene encoding protein WVD2-like 5 yields the protein MPNFYQEPSPPKVELKKIPPTRPRSPKLGRRKSSVSAIDNPSEAANSCENSTKSNDIAATSKGQANGMSSKNPKQKVLTKLPSQKSKTSRADKNVRNSKPKVEMLQIENSTEHVAEPISPEDNTEEGEAVANLPEAEIMHQQVSVLG from the exons ATGCCAAATTTTTATCAAGAACCTAGTCCTCCCAAAGTTGAATTGAAGAAG ATCCCTCCCACACGCCCCAGGTCACCAAAACTTGGGCGTCGCAAATCATCTGTCTCTGCAATAGACAATCCGTCAGAAGCTGCCAACTCATGTGAGAATTCGACCAAATCCAATGACATTGCCGCAACCAGCAAGGGTCAGGCAAATGGCATGTCTTCCAAGAACCCAAAGCAAAAGGTACTCACCAAGCTCCCATCCCAGAAATCGAAAACTAGCAGGGCGGACAAAAATGTGCGAAACTCCAAGCCTAAGGTCGAGATGCTTCAGATAGAGAACTCCACAGAGCATGTAGCAGAGCCAATTTCTCCCGAGGACAATACTGAGGAAGGTGAGGCAGTGGCTAACCTCCCTGAAGCCGAAATCATGCACCAACAGGTTTCAGTGCTGGGTTAA
- the LOC121982319 gene encoding protein PHLOEM PROTEIN 2-LIKE A10-like gives MALQFASSALDISRRRRRWLILVAAVGFSGYGAYKLYHLPSVARRRRQLASLFNALVSVSEAVVLVSDDLNRFLRSEKDEIPTSLKQLAKIAASEEFTASVSSFSEAVTVGIVRGLGSDSERGGKVGSCGLGPQIASPGFSDRFFEKLCSPEGTGFASIVVGSFARNLVLAIRSGGQGGESVGRHSDEAIPTWFRLLSDDNSRELIADCIQQFVSTAVTVYLEKTMVINPYDQIFSGLTNPKHEAKMKDILVSVCNGAVETLVRTSHHVMNNNGSLTSSVSRVNITGREGEVLEQLSNRQRNCLNDHNANNSVAWAERVSSTLAVPCNRKLVLDVTGRVTFETVRSFLDFLYWKLSDSARKGASVIHREVAERGLEVVRYVSAKSLASITICLALCMQLCVGTRFLTPA, from the coding sequence ATGGCGCTCCAATTCGCGTCCTCGGCACTCGATATCTCCCGCCGCCGGCGCCGGTGGCTCATCCTCGTCGCAGCCGTTGGGTTCTCCGGCTATGGCGCCTACAAGCTCTACCACCTCCCCTCCGTCGCGCGGAGGCGGAGGCAGCTCGCCAGCCTCTTTAACGCTCTCGTCTCCGTCTCCGAGGCCGTCGTACTCGTCTCTGATGACTTGAACCGGTTCCTCCGTTCGGAAAAAGACGAGATCCCGACCAGCTTGAAGCAGCTGGCCAAGATCGCAGCGTCGGAGGAGTTCACCGCGTCGGTATCGAGCTTCTCGGAAGCCGTTACCGTTGGGATCGTCCGGGGTTTGGGTTCCGATTCAGAACGAGGTGGAAAGGTTGGATCGTGCGGGTTGGGACCTCAAATTGCCTCCCCTGGCTTCTCCGATCGGTTCTTTGAGAAGCTCTGCTCCCCAGAGGGCACGGGATTCGCCTCTATAGTGGTGGGAAGCTTCGCGAGGAACCTCGTGCTGGCTATCCGTTCGGGTGGTCAGGGTGGTGAATCAGTTGGACGGCATAGTGATGAAGCTATCCCAACTTGGTTTCGGTTGCTTTCTGATGATAATTCCCGGGAGCTCATTGCTGATTGTATTCAGCAGTTTGTGAGCACTGCTGTCACGGTGTACCTTGAGAAGACTATGGTGATCAATCCGTATGATCAGATTTTCTCTGGCCTTACGAACCCCAAGCACGAGGCAAAGATGAAGGACATATTAGTTTCGGTTTGTAATGGGGCTGTTGAAACCCTTGTCAGGACTTCTCATCATGTGATGAATAATAATGGCTCCTTGACCTCCTCAGTGAGCAGAGTAAACATTACTGGGCGAGAAGGAGAAGTGTTGGAACAACTATCTAATCGGCAAAGGAATTGTCTTAACGatcacaatgctaacaatagtGTTGCATGGGCTGAACGAGTCTCTTCCACATTGGCAGTTCCCTGCAACAGGAAGCTTGTTCTTGATGTCACAGGTAGAGTGACATTTGAGACCGTGAGATCGTTTCTTGATTTTCTATATTGGAAATTGTCTGATTCTGCAAGGAAAGGGGCTTCAGTAATTCACAGGGAGGTAGCAGAAAGAGGTTTGGAGGTGGTGAGATATGTCAGTGCTAAATCATTGGCTTCAATCACTATATGTCTTGCTTTGTGCATGCAATTATGTGTTGGAACAAGATTCTTGACACCAGCATAA
- the LOC121982322 gene encoding uncharacterized protein LOC121982322: MVATRGKAATVEASAIHWKQVRDRRRGSPSSPPPPQAALSLTAPASPADYERLRGERIKENMERLRSFGILDLSLQLKSHLPPNPSPQRRRRRGDVTGNFGAKKFLISSTSKRRSSRLQNVAPVSYAENGHKNLNFKKSNSVEAGAKEEVYAVEHEKLLGTFETSWTLLVDGYGKDGRRIYDPINGKTCHQCRQKTLAHHTHCSKCQLLQGQFCGNCLFTRYGENILEISKNPNWICPVCRGICNCSLCRIKKGLIPTGILYKKVVNLGYKSVAHYLIQTQQQQTISGDLSSPKSTSAEDSSCVHNDPEENKSKVETRKITEEIYSSIEAGVISSDEHSAKNAAAKKANKSLEDVNPAIGSIASRLRKRNIA; this comes from the exons ATGGTGGCCACTCGAGGCAAGGCGGCTACGGTCGAGGCATCGGCGATCCACTGGAAGCAGGTGAGGGATAGGCGGCGGGGGAGCCCCTCCTCCCCTCCTCCCCCTCAGGCGGCGCTATCGCTGACGGCCCCGGCCAGTCCCGCAGATTACGAGAGGCTGCGAGGTGAGAGGATCAAGGAGAACATGGAGAGATTGCGGAGTTTCGGCATACTCGACCTCTCCCTCCAACTCAAGTCTCATCTTCCACCGAACCCCTCCCCCCAACGCCGCAGGAGGAGGGGAGACGTCACCGGCAATTTTGGAGCGAAGAAGTTTCTGATTTCGTCAACATCGAAAAGGCGATCCTCCAG ATTGCAAAATGTAGCCCCAGTTAGCTATGCCGAAAATGGTCATAAAAACCTGAACTTTAAGAAGAGCAACTCAGTTGAAGCAGGTGCAAAGGAAGAGGTTTATGCAGTTGAACATGAGAAGTTACTAGGCACATTTGAGACGAGTTGGACACTGTTAGTGGATGGATATGGTAAAGATGGAAGGCGCATATATGATCCTATAAATGGGAAAACATGCCATCAGTGCAG GCAAAAGACACTTGCTCATCATACTCACTGTAGCAAATGTCAGCTACTCCAGGGGCAATTCTGTGGAAATTGTTTGTTTACGAG ATATGGTGAAAATATTCTGGAAATCAGCAAGAATCCCAATTGGATTTGTCCAGTCTGTCGAGGCATCTGCAATTGTAGTTTATGTAGAATCAAGAAAGGATTGATCCCCACTGGCATTCTATACAAAAAG GTTGTAAATTTGGGATACAAGTCTGTGGCGCATTATCTTATTCAGACGCAGCAGCAGCAGACAATTTCTGGTGATTTAAGTTCTCCCAAGTCGACCTCTGCAGAAGATTCATCTTGTGTTCACAATGATCCCGAGGAGAATAAAAGCAAGGTAGAAACCAGAAAGATCACTGAAGAAATCTACTCGTCTATTGAAGCTGGGGTAATTAGCTCAGATGAGCACAGTGCAAAGAATGCTGCGGCTAAGAAGGCAAACAAATCGCTTGAAGATGTAAATCCTGCCATTGGCAGCATTGCGAGCAGATTAAGAAAGCGGAACATCGCATGA
- the LOC121980142 gene encoding uncharacterized protein LOC121980142, which yields MAEKPREEPPPDRRRPVIKSGIRSNGARFRAAAGETAAECAAVFCCCPCCLANLVAAAAVKLPSAIIRRVRRRRQRRKELLCLKEKKTKAAGNKVGTTVRDDDDSRGVFISTAAYAASPSNPPSEEMIELDKNMIAKFYGAGFWRSPSQKEK from the coding sequence ATGGCGGAGAAGCCTCGAGAAGAACCGCCGCCCGATCGCCGGAGGCCTGTGATCAAGTCGGGGATTCGGAGCAATGGGGCCCGGTTCCGGGCCGCCGCCGGGGAGACCGCGGCGGAGTGCGCGGCGGTGTTCTGCTGCTGCCCCTGCTGCCTGGCGAACCtggtcgccgccgccgccgtcaaGCTGCCGTCCGCGATCATCCGGAGGGTCCGGCGGAGGCGGCAGCGGAGGAAGGAGCTTCTTTGCCTGAAGGAAAAGAAGACGAAAGCCGCCGGGAACAAAGTCGGCACCACCGTTCGCGACGACGACGACAGCCGCGGCGTGTTCATCTCGACGGCGGCGTACGCGGCTTCGCCGTCGAATCCGCCATCCGAGGAGATGATCGAGTTAGACAAGAACATGATCGCGAAGTTCTACGGCGCAGGATTCTGGCGCAGCCCTTCGCAAAAAGAGAAGTAA
- the LOC121982318 gene encoding uncharacterized membrane protein At3g27390-like isoform X4, whose translation MATFEVIREGVQNKFTSCFKAGTWSSIKRGFTIVRDFKDICFHTYFSIMDGLLEASGETIMDMRISQVPGCLLAGLLGAFIDVPMISLIVLYKAPVMLLKGWGQLIQDLLGRSGPFLESVCVPFAGLLILLWPLAVLLASAAGIFSSLFLGCYASAVVYQENSTKSGILYVIAVISIFDEFTNDFLYMREGSCFPRPKYRQKPSVSRSLSLPLKRAPSSAEPIHLKHRLIKTPSMKMQELKSVVIWENFFKSCESVGTELVQADAIHMPDLEEWQNSKNKIVNIGLPSCVILQCCIRSINCGSVGFIMRMRPPWDNLELTYVNRPEGKIFDWLFEPMLVLKEQISAAKLMPEEEEYLQKLALYCGDSRRVSAWQNGGVAPADEVKRAQLEGLIRRLQGFSLTISRMPTFRRRFEEVVDKLKREASQGSHGNGNSIEGKVNGSHYSTSV comes from the exons ATGGCAACATTTGAGGTCATTAGGGAAGGGGTCCAGAATAAGTTCACTAGTTGCTTTAAG GCTGGCACTTGGAGTTCGATTAAAAGAGGGTTTACCATTGTCCGAGACTTTAAGGATATTTGCTTTCATACTTATTTCTCTATTATGGATGGATTACTCGAGGCAAGTGGCGAGACAATAATGGACATGAG GATATCACAGGTGCCTGGATGCTTGCTGGCAGGACTCTTGGGTGCCTTCATAGATGTGCCCATGATTAGCCTTATAGTACTTTACAAAGCACCTGTTATGCTGCTTAAAGGATGGGGCCAATTGATCCAAGATCTTCTGGGGCGGTCTGGTCCATTTTTGGAAAGTGTTTGTGTTCCGTTTGCCGGGCTTCTGATTTTACTGTGGCCTCTAGCAGTTTTGCTGGCTTCTGCTGCTGGAATTTTTTCAAGCTTATTCCTTGGATGTTATGCTTCTGCTGTTGTATATCAG GAAAACTCTACAAAGAGCGGAATTCTTTATGTCATAGCTGTGATATCTATATTTGATGAGTTCACCAATGATTTCCTTTACATGCGTGAAGGTTCATGCTTTCCAAG ACCAAAATATCGTCAAAAGCCTTCTGTTTCACGCTCCCTATCACTTCCGCTGAAGAGGGCTCCTAGTTCTGCTGAGCCTATTCATCTAAAACATCGATTAATTAAGACACCCTCAATGAAGATGCAGGAGCTAAAGTCAGTTGTG ATATGGGAGAACTTTTTCAAGTCATGTGAGAGTGTAGGAACCGAGCTTGTTCAGGCTGATGCTATTCATATGCCAGATCTGGAGGAATGGCAAAATTCGAAGAACAAGATAGTTAACATTGGGTTACCTTCCTGTGTAATTCTGCAATGTTGCATTCGTTCCATAAATTGTGGTTCCGTCGGCTTTATCATGCGTATGAGGCCTCCCT GGGATAATCTTGAACTCACATATGTTAATAGGCCTGAGGGGAAGATTTTTGACTGGCTTTTTGAGCCTATGCTTGTTCTTAAAGAACAAATTAGTGCAGCAAAGTTGATGCCAGAAGAAGAGGAATATCTACAGAAGCTGGCTCTTTATTGTGGCGACTCTCGAAGGGTTAGTGCTTGGCAAAACGGTGGAGTCGCACCAGCTGATGAAGTCAAAAGAGCTCAGCTGGAGGGGTTGATAAGAAG GCTGCAGGGTTTCAGTTTGACCATCTCGAGGATGCCAACCTTCCGGCGGCGGTTCGAGGAAGTTGTCGACAAATTGAAGCGAGAAGCCAGTCAAGGCTCCCATGGAAATGGCAACAGCATTGAAGGCAAAGTAAATGGTTCTCATTATTCAACCAGCGTTTGA
- the LOC121982318 gene encoding uncharacterized membrane protein At3g27390-like isoform X1 translates to MDAPQGFASRLGHLLAFIPFFLLLLLLAIVKAALIAPIVFVTVFVGITALIVGLYPCHAFWTCYCVARTKKFGSLLKVLLLMLMPVLLLLWPFAATIGAFLTGLGFGIALPLMATFEVIREGVQNKFTSCFKAGTWSSIKRGFTIVRDFKDICFHTYFSIMDGLLEASGETIMDMRISQVPGCLLAGLLGAFIDVPMISLIVLYKAPVMLLKGWGQLIQDLLGRSGPFLESVCVPFAGLLILLWPLAVLLASAAGIFSSLFLGCYASAVVYQENSTKSGILYVIAVISIFDEFTNDFLYMREGSCFPRPKYRQKPSVSRSLSLPLKRAPSSAEPIHLKHRLIKTPSMKMQELKSVVIWENFFKSCESVGTELVQADAIHMPDLEEWQNSKNKIVNIGLPSCVILQCCIRSINCGSVGFIMRMRPPWDNLELTYVNRPEGKIFDWLFEPMLVLKEQISAAKLMPEEEEYLQKLALYCGDSRRVSAWQNGGVAPADEVKRAQLEGLIRRLQGFSLTISRMPTFRRRFEEVVDKLKREASQGSHGNGNSIEGKVNGSHYSTSV, encoded by the exons ATGGATGCGCCCCAAGGATTCGCCTCCCGCCTTGGACACCTTCTCGCCTTCATtcctttcttccttctcctcctcctcctcgccatTGTCAAAG CGGCGCTTATAGCACCAATCGTGTTTGTCACCGTCTTCGTTGGGATAACCGCCCTGATCGTGGGACTCTACCCATGCCATGCCTTCTGGACTTGTTACTGTGTCGCTAG GACAAAGAAGTTTGGTTCACTGCTGAAGGTTCTGTTACTAATGCTAATGCCAGTTCTCCTCCTGCTATGGCCATTTGCTGCAACGATTGGTGCTTTCTTAACAGGTCTAGGATTTGGAATTGCTTTGCCACTGATGGCAACATTTGAGGTCATTAGGGAAGGGGTCCAGAATAAGTTCACTAGTTGCTTTAAG GCTGGCACTTGGAGTTCGATTAAAAGAGGGTTTACCATTGTCCGAGACTTTAAGGATATTTGCTTTCATACTTATTTCTCTATTATGGATGGATTACTCGAGGCAAGTGGCGAGACAATAATGGACATGAG GATATCACAGGTGCCTGGATGCTTGCTGGCAGGACTCTTGGGTGCCTTCATAGATGTGCCCATGATTAGCCTTATAGTACTTTACAAAGCACCTGTTATGCTGCTTAAAGGATGGGGCCAATTGATCCAAGATCTTCTGGGGCGGTCTGGTCCATTTTTGGAAAGTGTTTGTGTTCCGTTTGCCGGGCTTCTGATTTTACTGTGGCCTCTAGCAGTTTTGCTGGCTTCTGCTGCTGGAATTTTTTCAAGCTTATTCCTTGGATGTTATGCTTCTGCTGTTGTATATCAG GAAAACTCTACAAAGAGCGGAATTCTTTATGTCATAGCTGTGATATCTATATTTGATGAGTTCACCAATGATTTCCTTTACATGCGTGAAGGTTCATGCTTTCCAAG ACCAAAATATCGTCAAAAGCCTTCTGTTTCACGCTCCCTATCACTTCCGCTGAAGAGGGCTCCTAGTTCTGCTGAGCCTATTCATCTAAAACATCGATTAATTAAGACACCCTCAATGAAGATGCAGGAGCTAAAGTCAGTTGTG ATATGGGAGAACTTTTTCAAGTCATGTGAGAGTGTAGGAACCGAGCTTGTTCAGGCTGATGCTATTCATATGCCAGATCTGGAGGAATGGCAAAATTCGAAGAACAAGATAGTTAACATTGGGTTACCTTCCTGTGTAATTCTGCAATGTTGCATTCGTTCCATAAATTGTGGTTCCGTCGGCTTTATCATGCGTATGAGGCCTCCCT GGGATAATCTTGAACTCACATATGTTAATAGGCCTGAGGGGAAGATTTTTGACTGGCTTTTTGAGCCTATGCTTGTTCTTAAAGAACAAATTAGTGCAGCAAAGTTGATGCCAGAAGAAGAGGAATATCTACAGAAGCTGGCTCTTTATTGTGGCGACTCTCGAAGGGTTAGTGCTTGGCAAAACGGTGGAGTCGCACCAGCTGATGAAGTCAAAAGAGCTCAGCTGGAGGGGTTGATAAGAAG GCTGCAGGGTTTCAGTTTGACCATCTCGAGGATGCCAACCTTCCGGCGGCGGTTCGAGGAAGTTGTCGACAAATTGAAGCGAGAAGCCAGTCAAGGCTCCCATGGAAATGGCAACAGCATTGAAGGCAAAGTAAATGGTTCTCATTATTCAACCAGCGTTTGA
- the LOC121982318 gene encoding uncharacterized membrane protein At3g27390-like isoform X3 translates to MDAPQGFASRLGHLLAFIPFFLLLLLLAIVKAALIAPIVFVTVFVGITALIVGLYPCHAFWTCYCVARTKKFGSLLKVLLLMLMPVLLLLWPFAATIGAFLTGLGFGIALPLMATFEVIREGVQNKFTSCFKAGTWSSIKRGFTIVRDFKDICFHTYFSIMDGLLEASGETIMDMRISQVPGCLLAGLLGAFIDVPMISLIVLYKAPVMLLKGWGQLIQDLLGRSGPFLESVCVPFAGLLILLWPLAVLLASAAGIFSSLFLGCYASAVVYQENSTKSGILYVIAVISIFDEFTNDFLYMREGSCFPRPKYRQKPSVSRSLSLPLKRAPSSAEPIHLKHRLIKTPSMKMQELKSVVIWENFFKSCESVGTELVQADAIHMPDLEEWQNSKNKIVNIGLPSCVILQCCIRSINCGSVGFIMRMRPPWDNLELTYVNRPEGKIFDWLFEPMLVLKEQISAAKLMPEEEEYLQKLALYCGDSRRVSAWQNGGVAPADEVKRAQLEGLIRRVSV, encoded by the exons ATGGATGCGCCCCAAGGATTCGCCTCCCGCCTTGGACACCTTCTCGCCTTCATtcctttcttccttctcctcctcctcctcgccatTGTCAAAG CGGCGCTTATAGCACCAATCGTGTTTGTCACCGTCTTCGTTGGGATAACCGCCCTGATCGTGGGACTCTACCCATGCCATGCCTTCTGGACTTGTTACTGTGTCGCTAG GACAAAGAAGTTTGGTTCACTGCTGAAGGTTCTGTTACTAATGCTAATGCCAGTTCTCCTCCTGCTATGGCCATTTGCTGCAACGATTGGTGCTTTCTTAACAGGTCTAGGATTTGGAATTGCTTTGCCACTGATGGCAACATTTGAGGTCATTAGGGAAGGGGTCCAGAATAAGTTCACTAGTTGCTTTAAG GCTGGCACTTGGAGTTCGATTAAAAGAGGGTTTACCATTGTCCGAGACTTTAAGGATATTTGCTTTCATACTTATTTCTCTATTATGGATGGATTACTCGAGGCAAGTGGCGAGACAATAATGGACATGAG GATATCACAGGTGCCTGGATGCTTGCTGGCAGGACTCTTGGGTGCCTTCATAGATGTGCCCATGATTAGCCTTATAGTACTTTACAAAGCACCTGTTATGCTGCTTAAAGGATGGGGCCAATTGATCCAAGATCTTCTGGGGCGGTCTGGTCCATTTTTGGAAAGTGTTTGTGTTCCGTTTGCCGGGCTTCTGATTTTACTGTGGCCTCTAGCAGTTTTGCTGGCTTCTGCTGCTGGAATTTTTTCAAGCTTATTCCTTGGATGTTATGCTTCTGCTGTTGTATATCAG GAAAACTCTACAAAGAGCGGAATTCTTTATGTCATAGCTGTGATATCTATATTTGATGAGTTCACCAATGATTTCCTTTACATGCGTGAAGGTTCATGCTTTCCAAG ACCAAAATATCGTCAAAAGCCTTCTGTTTCACGCTCCCTATCACTTCCGCTGAAGAGGGCTCCTAGTTCTGCTGAGCCTATTCATCTAAAACATCGATTAATTAAGACACCCTCAATGAAGATGCAGGAGCTAAAGTCAGTTGTG ATATGGGAGAACTTTTTCAAGTCATGTGAGAGTGTAGGAACCGAGCTTGTTCAGGCTGATGCTATTCATATGCCAGATCTGGAGGAATGGCAAAATTCGAAGAACAAGATAGTTAACATTGGGTTACCTTCCTGTGTAATTCTGCAATGTTGCATTCGTTCCATAAATTGTGGTTCCGTCGGCTTTATCATGCGTATGAGGCCTCCCT GGGATAATCTTGAACTCACATATGTTAATAGGCCTGAGGGGAAGATTTTTGACTGGCTTTTTGAGCCTATGCTTGTTCTTAAAGAACAAATTAGTGCAGCAAAGTTGATGCCAGAAGAAGAGGAATATCTACAGAAGCTGGCTCTTTATTGTGGCGACTCTCGAAGGGTTAGTGCTTGGCAAAACGGTGGAGTCGCACCAGCTGATGAAGTCAAAAGAGCTCAGCTGGAGGGGTTGATAAGAAG GGTTTCAGTTTGA
- the LOC121982318 gene encoding uncharacterized membrane protein At3g27390-like isoform X2, translating into MDAPQGFASRLGHLLAFIPFFLLLLLLAIVKAALIAPIVFVTVFVGITALIVGLYPCHAFWTCYCVARTKKFGSLLKVLLLMLMPVLLLLWPFAATIGAFLTGLGFGIALPLMATFEVIREGVQNKFTSCFKAGTWSSIKRGFTIVRDFKDICFHTYFSIMDGLLEASGETIMDMRISQVPGCLLAGLLGAFIDVPMISLIVLYKAPVMLLKGWGQLIQDLLGRSGPFLESVCVPFAGLLILLWPLAVLLASAAGIFSSLFLGCYASAVVYQENSTKSGILYVIAVISIFDEFTNDFLYMREGSCFPRPKYRQKPSVSRSLSLPLKRAPSSAEPIHLKHRLIKTPSMKMQELKSVVIWENFFKSCESVGTELVQADAIHMPDLEEWQNSKNKIVNIGLPSCVILQCCIRSINCGSVGFIMRDNLELTYVNRPEGKIFDWLFEPMLVLKEQISAAKLMPEEEEYLQKLALYCGDSRRVSAWQNGGVAPADEVKRAQLEGLIRRLQGFSLTISRMPTFRRRFEEVVDKLKREASQGSHGNGNSIEGKVNGSHYSTSV; encoded by the exons ATGGATGCGCCCCAAGGATTCGCCTCCCGCCTTGGACACCTTCTCGCCTTCATtcctttcttccttctcctcctcctcctcgccatTGTCAAAG CGGCGCTTATAGCACCAATCGTGTTTGTCACCGTCTTCGTTGGGATAACCGCCCTGATCGTGGGACTCTACCCATGCCATGCCTTCTGGACTTGTTACTGTGTCGCTAG GACAAAGAAGTTTGGTTCACTGCTGAAGGTTCTGTTACTAATGCTAATGCCAGTTCTCCTCCTGCTATGGCCATTTGCTGCAACGATTGGTGCTTTCTTAACAGGTCTAGGATTTGGAATTGCTTTGCCACTGATGGCAACATTTGAGGTCATTAGGGAAGGGGTCCAGAATAAGTTCACTAGTTGCTTTAAG GCTGGCACTTGGAGTTCGATTAAAAGAGGGTTTACCATTGTCCGAGACTTTAAGGATATTTGCTTTCATACTTATTTCTCTATTATGGATGGATTACTCGAGGCAAGTGGCGAGACAATAATGGACATGAG GATATCACAGGTGCCTGGATGCTTGCTGGCAGGACTCTTGGGTGCCTTCATAGATGTGCCCATGATTAGCCTTATAGTACTTTACAAAGCACCTGTTATGCTGCTTAAAGGATGGGGCCAATTGATCCAAGATCTTCTGGGGCGGTCTGGTCCATTTTTGGAAAGTGTTTGTGTTCCGTTTGCCGGGCTTCTGATTTTACTGTGGCCTCTAGCAGTTTTGCTGGCTTCTGCTGCTGGAATTTTTTCAAGCTTATTCCTTGGATGTTATGCTTCTGCTGTTGTATATCAG GAAAACTCTACAAAGAGCGGAATTCTTTATGTCATAGCTGTGATATCTATATTTGATGAGTTCACCAATGATTTCCTTTACATGCGTGAAGGTTCATGCTTTCCAAG ACCAAAATATCGTCAAAAGCCTTCTGTTTCACGCTCCCTATCACTTCCGCTGAAGAGGGCTCCTAGTTCTGCTGAGCCTATTCATCTAAAACATCGATTAATTAAGACACCCTCAATGAAGATGCAGGAGCTAAAGTCAGTTGTG ATATGGGAGAACTTTTTCAAGTCATGTGAGAGTGTAGGAACCGAGCTTGTTCAGGCTGATGCTATTCATATGCCAGATCTGGAGGAATGGCAAAATTCGAAGAACAAGATAGTTAACATTGGGTTACCTTCCTGTGTAATTCTGCAATGTTGCATTCGTTCCATAAATTGTGGTTCCGTCGGCTTTATCATGC GGGATAATCTTGAACTCACATATGTTAATAGGCCTGAGGGGAAGATTTTTGACTGGCTTTTTGAGCCTATGCTTGTTCTTAAAGAACAAATTAGTGCAGCAAAGTTGATGCCAGAAGAAGAGGAATATCTACAGAAGCTGGCTCTTTATTGTGGCGACTCTCGAAGGGTTAGTGCTTGGCAAAACGGTGGAGTCGCACCAGCTGATGAAGTCAAAAGAGCTCAGCTGGAGGGGTTGATAAGAAG GCTGCAGGGTTTCAGTTTGACCATCTCGAGGATGCCAACCTTCCGGCGGCGGTTCGAGGAAGTTGTCGACAAATTGAAGCGAGAAGCCAGTCAAGGCTCCCATGGAAATGGCAACAGCATTGAAGGCAAAGTAAATGGTTCTCATTATTCAACCAGCGTTTGA
- the LOC121982326 gene encoding E3 ubiquitin-protein ligase SINAT5-like yields MTNFKLGKKQTFASSSCDVQPTSMMEPPSSPMNLNSVKPKEQVQPQSAVNLPHGKSSFILPNSDIDELLECPVCKNAMFPPIQQCPSGHTLCFSCKNKVNNKCPICRKEIGHIRCLALEKLATSLHLCCSYHCLGCKEMLPYYSKLQHETQCIYRPYTCPHPGSDCPFTGDIRELLSHLRQCHKLDLQVGSTFHHRYVKQDPRSVDNCSWTLTLFNCFDRYFCLHFEAFVLGCEPVYMAFIRFLGEESEARKFNYCLEVGGHGRKMKWQGVPRSIRTHHRVVRDSHDGLLLHRNLAIYFSGGDQKVLKLRVSGRIWKET; encoded by the exons ATGACCAATTTTAAGCTAGGAAAGAAGCAAACCTTTGCGAGCTCATCCTGTGACGTTCAGCCTACAAGTATGATGGAGCCACCTTCTTCACCTATGAATCTTAATTCTGTCAAGCCAAAGGAACAAGTTCAACCTCAGTCTGCAGTGAATTTACCACATGGGAAATCATCCTTTATACTTCCAAATAGTGACATCGATGAATTATTGGAGTGCCCTGTCTGCAAGAATGCAATGTTTCCTCCTATCCAGCAG TGTCCAAGTGGGCACActttgtgtttttcttgcaaaAACAAAGTCAACAACAAGTGCCCAATCTGCCGAAAGGAAATCGGTCACATCCGTTGTTTAGCACTGGAAAAACTTGCCACTTCACTCCACTTATGTTGTTCATACCACTGCCTCGGCTGCAAAGAAATGCTGCCCTATTACAGCAAGTTACAACACGAAACACAGTGCATTTACCGGCCTTACACATGCCCCCATCCTGGTTCAGATTGCCCCTTCACTGGAGACATTCGCGAACTTCTGTCGCATCTGAGACAATGCCACAAGTTGGATCTTCAAGTAGGAAGCACTTTCCATCACCGTTATGTGAAACAGGATCCTCGTTCTGTCGACAATTGCTCATGGACTCTAACT TTATTCAACTGCTTTGACCGTTACTTCTGCCTGCACTTCGAGGCATTTGTGCTGGGATGTGAGCCGGTTTATATGGCCTTCATCCGTTTCCTAGGGGAAGAGTCCGAAGCTAGAAAATTCAACTATTGCCTTGAAGTAGGAGGTCATGGACGCAAGATGAAGTGGCAGGGTGTGCCTCGAAGCATCAGGACTCACCACAGGGTGGTCCGAGACAGCCACGATGGGCTCCTGCTTCACCGGAACTTGGCCATCTATTTCTCTGGTGGTGATCAAAAGGTGCTGAAGCTGCGAGTCTCCGGCAGGATCTGGAAGGAGACCTGA